The Bradyrhizobium oligotrophicum S58 genome contains the following window.
ATCAGCGCCGAGAAGATGTCGGAGATGGTGAGGATCCGCGTCAGGTCCGGGATGTTGTCGGCCATCAGCCCGTCCGGATAGCCGCTGCCATCCAGAAATTCGTGATGGTGGCGGACCGCGTTGAGGACCTCCGCGGTGATCGCTGCGTTGTCCTTCAGCGCGTCATATCCCGCCGTCGGATGGGTCTCGACCAGCGCGCGCTCCTTGACGTCCAGCCGGCCAGGCTTGTCGAGGATGGTCAGTGGGATCCTCGCCTTGCCGATGTCGTGGAACATCGCAGCCATGTACAGCCGCTCCAGATCCGAACTGTGAACGCCGAGGCTCAGGCCGAAATCGACGGTGATGCCGGTCACCAGCAGGCAGTGCTGATAGGTGCCTTCATGATGACGGCGAACTGTTGCGAGCCAGTCGGACAAGCCGTTTTCGGCGATGCAGTCGGCAATGCGCTTGCCGGCACGTCGCGTCTCCTCGACATCGATCGCGGCGCCGCCGAGCACCGCTGCGAACATCGAGGCGATGCAGGCGGCGCCTGCAAAGGCGGCCTGGCGATCGTCGGCGGCAACGCTCTTGGTGTTGGATTGGGGCCGCGCATCGAGCAGTTTTCCAAGCAGCTGATTGCGGCTCGGCGTACTCGACAAGACGCTGGTCGCGCCGAGCGCGTAGGCCTGCACGGTCGAGAGACGCGACTTGTGATTGGTCAGAAAGATGCGGCGAGGAATGCGCGCCAGGCGGTCGGAGATTTCCTTCAGCGCCGTGATGTTGTCGACGTCGCGCAGATCTGCAGCCACGACGATCGCGTCGATGTCGCCGCCTCGGATATCGGCGTCACCGATCAGTTCAGATGTGAGCGAGCAGCGCTCAGCCAGCATGCCGCGAAGCAAAGCAAGCTTGGCCGTATCGTCGCCAACGAGGTGAACGTTCATGAATAACCAGACCCAGGTCGTCATTCCGCGTTTCGGGACCCGATGTTCCGCA
Protein-coding sequences here:
- a CDS encoding HD-GYP domain-containing protein; its protein translation is MNVHLVGDDTAKLALLRGMLAERCSLTSELIGDADIRGGDIDAIVVAADLRDVDNITALKEISDRLARIPRRIFLTNHKSRLSTVQAYALGATSVLSSTPSRNQLLGKLLDARPQSNTKSVAADDRQAAFAGAACIASMFAAVLGGAAIDVEETRRAGKRIADCIAENGLSDWLATVRRHHEGTYQHCLLVTGITVDFGLSLGVHSSDLERLYMAAMFHDIGKARIPLTILDKPGRLDVKERALVETHPTAGYDALKDNAAITAEVLNAVRHHHEFLDGSGYPDGLMADNIPDLTRILTISDIFSALIEYRSYKPVMAREKAYEILQGMDGKLEKPLVGAFRDVALIR